The following proteins are encoded in a genomic region of Amphiura filiformis chromosome 18, Afil_fr2py, whole genome shotgun sequence:
- the LOC140139591 gene encoding uncharacterized protein gives MYKLFCEQYNGTLDVKYKMYYNIFMTSFNLGFGNPRKDICSFCVKKKASIRIEQDRARKQELVTELLVHKVRSRQFYSKLREEQDNSVLTICFDLMQNQALPKSPIGEAYYARQLWLYFLGMMRHRPGEQQKDDVYFYTWGEHQQARGANQVASALVHFVDQELSPNDHGIKTIRLFSDSCSGQNKNYTVLSTLNMLASKHKVSFQHVFPVRGHSYMPADRAFGRVEQILRAKETILLPEEYYAAFEEVGHVIKYGTDWGVFDFKKVADANLKKPPTFKITETKIREVAPPPAPLTVKNFYNAGGCQHTLLKRGKNWRALEAAPLDDTDCVKLAKKRDVKGLLIAMGQENNEEIKAFYDPICRTDEDAMETDDSDDEDEATVDINDDNW, from the coding sequence ATGTACAAGTTGTTTTGTGAACAGTACAATGGAACACTTGATGTAAAGTACAAGATGTACTATAACATCTTCATGACCAGCTTTAATCTAGGCTTTGGTAATCCGCGCAAGGACATCTGCTCCTTCTGTGTGAAGAAGAAGGCATCCATTAGGATAGAACAGGACCGCGCAAGAAAACAGGAGCTGGTCACAGAACTGTTAGTGCACAAGGTGCGTTCTCGTCAGTTTTATTCAAAGTTAAGAGAAGAACAGGACAATTCGGTGCTGACTATCTGCTTTGACCTAATGCAAAACCAGGCGCTACCAAAGAGCCCAATTGGAGAGGCCTACTACGCTCGCCAACTATGGCTGTATTTTCTAGGTATGATGAGGCACCGTCCTGGAGAGCAGCAGAAAGATGACGTGTACTTCTACACCTGGGGTGAGCATCAACAAGCCAGAGGTGCTAATCAGGTAGCTAGTGCCCTTGTGCACTTTGTAGACCAAGAGCTCAGTCCCAATGATCACGGTATAAAAACAATCAGGCTCTTCAGTGACTCGTGCTCAGGACAAAACAAGAACTACACAGTGTTATCCACACTTAACATGCTAGCAAGTAAGCATAAGGTGTCATTCCAGCATGTATTCCCTGTCCGCGGACATTCGTACATGCCTGCTGATCGTGCGTTTGGTCGTGTTGAGCAGATACTCAGAGCTAAGGAAACCATCCTTTTACCAGAGGAATATTATGCTGCATTTGAAGAAGTAGGGCACGTCATCAAGTACGGGACTGACTGGGGAGTGTTTGACTTCAAGAAAGTAGCTGATGCCAACCTTAAAAAGCCCCCCACCTTCAAGATCACTGAAACCAAAATTCGTGAAGTAGCACCCCCACCAGCTCCACTGACAGTCAAGAACTTTTACAATGCTGGAGGCTGTCAACACACCCTGTTGAAGAGGGGTAAGAATTGGCGCGCGTTAGAGGCAGCCCCCTTGGATGATACAGATTGTGTTAAACTTGCTAAGAAGCGTGATGTGAAAGGACTACTAATTGCTATGGGGCAGGAAAACAACGAAGAGATCAAGGCATTCTATGATCCCATCTGTCGCACTGACGAAGACGCAATGGAGACTGATGACAGTGATGACGAAGATGAAGCAACTGTAGACATTAATGATGATAATTGGTAG